From the genome of Scytonema hofmannii PCC 7110, one region includes:
- a CDS encoding multicopper oxidase family protein, with protein MLTRRQLMMASAGLGAAFLVPAMLKAKRTYATLPQISKFTETLPIPFPSAAPSTLTIASSSHSFHSNLGAGPTWGYGGASYLGPTIEVTRGTPLRLTVENKLGPHPLPLDLSLHGVLESDRTSPRVSLHLHGSNTEPQSDGYPTDTFTPGQSYVYNFNNNQEAATLWYHDHALGITGQNVMAGLAGFYLLRDIDDPAGGNGPLGIPAGAPYEIPMVLQDRTFNDDGSIFHPEKWEPEFLGNVATVNGKAWPNLDVERTVYRFRIINGSSSRTYNLKLSSNQPIIQIGTDGGFLNAPVQLSRLLLSPGERADVLIDFSKNLPGEKIVLENEAIAPYPQGRANTILGNFLLPEIMQFTVNAVAAAPRAIPQTLRVHKPLIKPIATTPVRQRFLTLVEIPSPTGPLVVLLNYIYWDEAESYPEALMERPKVDTVEQWNIINLQPVAHPMHLHLVLFQILNRQKIDTTQYMKAYLANGPRTVLTHHAPGGPKVPAGYPPPDPTEFAIGPARPPAPNEAGWKDTVLVNPGEVTRLIVPFGASAAENLPFGNSFTGRYVWHCHMIDHEDNEMMLPFEVVP; from the coding sequence ATGTTAACCAGAAGGCAATTGATGATGGCAAGTGCGGGGTTGGGAGCAGCATTCCTCGTTCCGGCGATGCTTAAGGCGAAGAGAACTTATGCGACCTTGCCGCAGATCTCGAAATTTACCGAGACTCTGCCAATACCGTTCCCAAGTGCCGCACCCAGCACTTTAACGATCGCATCGAGTTCACACTCGTTCCACAGCAACCTAGGGGCAGGCCCCACGTGGGGCTACGGCGGGGCTTCCTACCTCGGACCGACTATCGAGGTCACTCGAGGCACGCCGCTTAGGCTCACTGTGGAAAACAAACTCGGACCGCACCCGCTGCCACTTGATTTGAGTTTACATGGCGTGCTAGAGTCCGACAGAACCAGCCCACGGGTTTCGTTGCACCTGCACGGCAGCAACACCGAACCACAAAGCGACGGTTACCCGACAGACACGTTCACGCCGGGACAGTCCTATGTATACAACTTCAACAACAATCAGGAAGCAGCGACGCTGTGGTACCACGACCATGCGCTCGGGATCACTGGACAGAACGTGATGGCTGGACTCGCCGGGTTCTATCTGCTTAGGGACATTGACGATCCAGCAGGTGGCAATGGACCGCTTGGTATCCCCGCTGGTGCTCCTTATGAGATACCGATGGTGCTGCAGGATCGGACATTCAATGACGATGGCTCAATATTCCACCCCGAAAAGTGGGAACCGGAGTTTCTTGGTAACGTCGCCACTGTCAACGGCAAGGCGTGGCCGAACCTTGATGTTGAACGCACCGTGTACCGATTCCGGATTATCAACGGCTCAAGTTCCCGAACCTACAACCTCAAACTATCGTCAAATCAACCAATTATTCAAATCGGCACCGATGGAGGTTTTCTTAACGCTCCAGTGCAGTTGTCCAGGCTGCTACTGTCTCCCGGCGAGCGGGCTGATGTACTGATCGACTTCTCCAAAAACCTGCCAGGAGAGAAAATCGTTTTGGAAAATGAGGCTATTGCGCCGTATCCGCAAGGTAGAGCCAACACCATATTAGGTAATTTTTTACTGCCCGAAATCATGCAGTTCACGGTGAACGCGGTCGCTGCTGCTCCTAGAGCCATTCCCCAGACACTGCGAGTGCATAAACCACTCATAAAGCCGATTGCTACTACACCGGTGCGACAGCGGTTCCTGACGCTGGTAGAGATCCCAAGCCCAACCGGGCCGCTTGTGGTACTGCTGAACTACATATACTGGGATGAGGCCGAGAGCTACCCGGAGGCGCTGATGGAGCGACCAAAGGTGGACACCGTGGAGCAGTGGAACATCATCAACCTTCAGCCGGTCGCCCACCCGATGCACCTGCATCTGGTTCTGTTCCAGATCCTCAATCGGCAAAAGATCGATACAACCCAGTACATGAAGGCATACCTCGCCAACGGTCCTCGCACAGTACTCACACACCACGCACCTGGTGGGCCAAAGGTGCCAGCTGGTTACCCACCGCCCGATCCCACAGAGTTTGCAATCGGTCCGGCGAGACCGCCTGCGCCTAACGAGGCCGGGTGGAAAGATACAGTGCTAGTCAACCCAGGTGAGGTCACCCGTCTCATTGTCCCGTTCGGTGCCTCTGCTGCGGAGAACCTGCCCTTCGGCAACTCGTTCACCGGGCGCTACGTGTGGCACTGCCACATGATCGATCACGAGGACAACGAGATGATGCTGCCCTTCGAAGTAGTACCGTAG
- the tkt gene encoding transketolase, translating to MVTQTQIDIQKQTDELCINTIRTLSMDAVQQANSGHPGTPMSMAPVVYCLWQRFLRFDPNDAIWPNRDRFVLSIGHASMLLYSLLHLCEVKAVNAKYEQLGELSVPLEDIKRFRQLDSKCPGHPEYRWTSGVETTTGPLGQGVATSVGMAIAGQWMAQYFNRLGFEMFNYDVYALCGDGCMMEGVSSEAASLAGHLKLSNLCWIYDNNKITIEGHTEWAFSEDVATRFIGYGWNVTRVGDANDLEMLDRAFKTFKNTPDKPTLIIVDSHIAYGAPNKQDSSAAHGEPLGEEEIKLAKRNYGWPENAKFLVPKGVREHFQSGIAKRGYELREVWMAKFNDYKVQYPELADQLYRMQHRQLPEHWDYDLPTFLPDTKGLAGRDASAKVLNAIAKNVPWLIGGSADLAPSTKTRLTFDEAGDFTAKNYGGRNFHFGIREHAMGSILNGMALAKVRPYGSGFLIFSDYMKPAIRLAALMEIPAIYIFTHDSIGVGEDGPTHQPVEQLASLRAIPGLITLRPADANEVVEAWRVIMQLQHSPTVLVLTRQALPTIDRSQYAPASGVQQGAYVLADAPDGKPDVLLIATGSEVFLCVNAYEQLLAEGINARVISMPSWELFEQQSQEYRDSVIPPTVTARVCVEQASTFGWGQYVGLNGDRIGMHTFGASAPLKELQSKFGFTPQKVVAAAKAQLAKLH from the coding sequence GTGGTTACTCAAACGCAAATTGATATCCAAAAGCAAACTGATGAACTATGTATCAACACCATTCGTACCCTGTCTATGGATGCGGTTCAACAGGCGAACTCCGGACATCCTGGCACCCCCATGTCTATGGCACCAGTGGTCTACTGCCTCTGGCAGCGATTTTTACGGTTCGACCCCAATGACGCGATCTGGCCCAACCGCGATCGCTTTGTCCTCTCCATCGGCCATGCTTCTATGCTGTTGTATTCGTTACTGCACCTATGTGAAGTCAAGGCGGTGAATGCCAAATACGAGCAGTTGGGGGAGTTGTCGGTGCCCTTGGAGGACATCAAGCGATTTCGCCAACTTGACAGTAAGTGTCCTGGTCACCCGGAGTATCGTTGGACTTCCGGCGTTGAAACGACAACCGGTCCCCTAGGTCAAGGAGTTGCTACCAGTGTGGGAATGGCCATTGCTGGACAATGGATGGCCCAGTACTTCAACCGTCTCGGCTTCGAGATGTTCAATTATGACGTTTACGCCCTGTGTGGTGATGGCTGCATGATGGAAGGGGTATCCAGCGAAGCCGCTTCCTTGGCTGGTCACCTCAAACTTTCTAACTTGTGTTGGATCTATGACAACAACAAGATCACTATCGAAGGTCATACTGAGTGGGCCTTTAGCGAAGATGTAGCCACGCGCTTCATCGGCTACGGATGGAATGTTACTCGCGTAGGCGACGCCAATGACCTGGAAATGCTAGATCGGGCTTTTAAAACCTTTAAGAACACGCCCGACAAACCTACGTTAATCATTGTCGATAGCCATATTGCCTACGGTGCGCCGAACAAACAAGACAGCAGTGCTGCTCACGGAGAACCGTTGGGCGAAGAAGAAATTAAGCTGGCTAAGCGGAATTACGGCTGGCCGGAAAACGCCAAGTTCTTGGTGCCCAAAGGGGTGCGAGAGCATTTTCAGTCAGGGATTGCCAAGCGCGGATATGAACTGCGTGAAGTCTGGATGGCTAAGTTCAATGACTACAAAGTCCAGTATCCAGAGCTAGCTGACCAGTTATATCGGATGCAGCATCGGCAGTTGCCCGAACACTGGGATTATGACTTACCTACATTCTTGCCCGACACCAAAGGATTAGCCGGACGTGATGCCTCAGCAAAAGTGCTTAATGCCATCGCCAAGAACGTGCCGTGGCTGATTGGAGGTTCGGCTGACTTGGCTCCCTCAACTAAGACCCGTCTCACGTTCGATGAAGCCGGAGATTTCACTGCCAAGAATTATGGCGGTCGAAATTTCCACTTTGGCATCCGCGAACATGCAATGGGATCTATTCTCAATGGCATGGCACTTGCCAAAGTCCGCCCTTATGGTTCCGGGTTCTTAATCTTTAGCGATTACATGAAACCCGCAATCCGGCTCGCCGCGCTGATGGAAATCCCTGCAATCTACATCTTCACCCATGACTCGATTGGGGTCGGCGAAGATGGACCGACGCACCAACCTGTAGAACAGCTAGCTTCGTTGCGAGCCATTCCCGGCCTGATTACCCTACGTCCCGCAGATGCCAACGAGGTAGTGGAGGCTTGGCGGGTAATTATGCAGCTACAGCACTCACCGACGGTTCTCGTTCTCACGCGGCAGGCGCTGCCCACCATAGATCGTTCCCAATACGCCCCGGCGTCTGGTGTCCAGCAAGGAGCTTATGTGCTGGCTGATGCGCCGGACGGCAAGCCTGACGTTTTGCTGATAGCCACTGGCAGCGAAGTCTTTCTGTGTGTCAACGCGTATGAGCAACTTTTGGCCGAGGGCATTAACGCCCGTGTGATAAGTATGCCCTCGTGGGAGCTGTTCGAGCAACAGAGCCAAGAGTACCGAGACAGCGTTATCCCACCCACTGTCACCGCCCGAGTCTGTGTCGAACAAGCTTCTACTTTTGGTTGGGGTCAGTATGTCGGCTTAAATGGCGATCGCATCGGTATGCATACCTTTGGAGCCTCAGCTCCCCTTAAAGAACTCCAGAGCAAATTTGGTTTTACTCCCCAGAAGGTGGTTGCTGCAGCTAAAGCGCAACTGGCAAAACTCCACTAA
- a CDS encoding aminotransferase class III-fold pyridoxal phosphate-dependent enzyme — MLSLVKVTQYGQSYGTLLLGEADTTLDSLDNNNVLNQLKQSGFIVFRNFNVDLNSFSNFVQRLSFRVTLDPARQFYGAIAQKVDAGFDAVGLHCENGNSPFMPHLCWFFCEKASSRGSQTTVCDGYRVWDMLSPTTQQVFLDKDIVYSRNVESDKWKNFVFHSLQGKKPIGNGVAAVFLEPILGGAYLTVPPAGYLKEVETLCRQTNSLLVVDEIQTGFGRVGKMFAIEFDQVLPDIILLSKGITGGHTSIAIAVMRDTVVHKINTIQGLPARYLASESGGSPYACAAAVASIEFIRRNNLPERAQQLGQRLRQGLKEAARKYPKLILDAPGVGLMTGLRVRNSAVETAITIELGKHKIHVGHSMNESAKYPVLRFYPPLTVTAEEIDRVLAALHEVLTSLNQKPALFYDLFNQLVKRQYRLPKKLLFRLAGLKEAH, encoded by the coding sequence ATGTTAAGTTTAGTAAAGGTTACTCAATATGGACAAAGCTACGGTACACTGCTGTTGGGTGAGGCAGACACAACGCTAGATAGTCTCGATAACAACAACGTTCTTAATCAACTCAAACAGTCCGGCTTCATTGTTTTCCGTAATTTCAATGTTGATCTCAATAGCTTTTCTAATTTTGTACAACGCCTCAGTTTTCGAGTCACACTTGACCCTGCTCGCCAATTCTATGGTGCGATCGCGCAAAAAGTGGATGCTGGTTTTGATGCCGTTGGCTTGCATTGCGAGAATGGAAATAGCCCGTTTATGCCACACCTGTGCTGGTTTTTCTGTGAGAAAGCAAGTAGCAGAGGTTCGCAGACGACTGTTTGCGATGGCTATCGTGTGTGGGATATGCTGTCGCCCACAACGCAACAAGTCTTCCTAGACAAAGACATCGTTTACAGCCGCAATGTTGAGTCAGACAAGTGGAAAAACTTTGTATTCCACTCCTTACAGGGCAAAAAACCGATTGGCAACGGAGTTGCTGCTGTGTTTCTTGAACCAATTTTAGGTGGTGCATACCTTACAGTACCACCTGCAGGTTATCTCAAAGAGGTAGAAACGCTGTGTCGGCAAACCAATTCTTTGCTAGTTGTAGACGAGATTCAGACGGGTTTTGGTCGCGTCGGCAAGATGTTTGCTATCGAGTTCGACCAAGTACTGCCGGATATCATTCTATTATCCAAAGGAATTACGGGCGGACACACATCGATTGCGATCGCGGTAATGCGCGATACAGTGGTTCATAAAATTAACACTATTCAGGGTTTGCCAGCACGGTACTTGGCAAGCGAATCAGGTGGCTCGCCCTATGCTTGTGCTGCGGCAGTTGCTTCTATTGAGTTCATTCGCCGGAACAACCTACCGGAGCGTGCTCAACAACTTGGACAAAGGCTTAGACAAGGGTTGAAAGAAGCCGCAAGAAAATACCCTAAACTGATTCTTGATGCGCCAGGCGTGGGGTTAATGACCGGTTTGCGGGTACGCAATTCAGCTGTGGAAACCGCAATTACTATAGAATTGGGCAAACATAAGATACACGTCGGTCATTCAATGAATGAGTCAGCTAAGTACCCTGTGCTACGTTTTTACCCGCCACTGACTGTGACTGCTGAGGAAATTGACCGCGTGCTTGCGGCGCTGCATGAGGTATTGACATCTTTGAATCAGAAGCCAGCACTGTTTTACGACTTGTTTAACCAATTGGTGAAACGTCAATACCGCTTACCGAAGAAACTACTATTCCGTTTGGCTGGTTTAAAAGAAGCCCACTAG
- a CDS encoding AMP-binding protein, translating to MSDFTPDEVIKVKWNSSVMKFINEIIAKTTQSPDAIMVEVLPGQTTSAQTYSYGEMLTVAAHLSNELHRLQTTQAHPLRVGLVMANSPEWVAADLALMLSGATEVPIPLAFSAMQAKNLLTCIDICLVDTPGADRLATWSEQGEANLDYKAVHMNLRTLLDSSKDVTQYTNVAIAKEQEFICKIIHTSGTTGNPKGVKIRSNGLWDLIASLRRKVKPNTYARYLSIVPLSLLIEQVTAIYMTLSDGGTLVFLPPEIPLLGSAGVTAKELLPYLRYAAPSSMTLPPSMVEAIDGYCKANTYRTKKELFQQLFGRTEPPFLACGGAPTSPTILSHLAANGIVIYEGYGLSENSSVVSWNVPGCIKVGTVGKPLDHVQVKVSDEGELLVKSSSLFAGYTTTDPSSCDLSADGWLKTGDIAAIDNEGFICIYGRKKNVIVTANGRNVSPEWVESKYKTLSYVEEAVIFGNGLEKIYGFFVIDKNFDVSVAKENIAAFGEQNFSEVEQVSEIFITSSTDEVYRNYFTVTGRPIRDKIWNFIN from the coding sequence ATGTCTGATTTCACTCCAGATGAAGTTATAAAAGTGAAATGGAATAGCAGTGTTATGAAGTTTATTAACGAAATTATTGCCAAAACAACGCAGTCTCCTGACGCCATTATGGTGGAAGTGTTGCCAGGTCAAACAACATCAGCACAAACTTACAGTTATGGAGAAATGCTGACGGTGGCTGCTCACTTAAGCAATGAATTGCATCGTCTTCAGACTACACAGGCACATCCCCTCCGAGTTGGCTTAGTAATGGCGAACTCACCCGAATGGGTAGCGGCTGACCTAGCTCTTATGCTAAGTGGCGCTACTGAGGTACCAATTCCTTTGGCGTTTTCAGCAATGCAGGCAAAAAATCTATTGACCTGTATCGATATTTGCCTTGTTGATACACCGGGGGCTGACAGACTAGCGACTTGGTCAGAACAGGGGGAAGCTAATCTTGACTACAAAGCAGTACATATGAACCTACGTACTTTGCTTGACAGTAGCAAAGACGTTACACAATACACTAATGTAGCAATCGCAAAAGAGCAAGAGTTTATTTGCAAGATAATTCACACCTCAGGCACGACCGGTAACCCCAAAGGTGTCAAAATTCGTAGCAACGGCTTATGGGATTTAATAGCGTCGTTACGGCGTAAAGTGAAACCCAACACATATGCACGTTACTTGTCGATAGTACCGCTTAGCCTTTTGATTGAGCAGGTGACAGCAATTTACATGACTTTGAGCGATGGTGGTACCTTGGTTTTTTTACCACCGGAGATACCTCTACTAGGTAGCGCTGGCGTAACCGCAAAAGAACTTCTACCTTACTTGCGTTATGCTGCCCCATCCTCCATGACTCTCCCACCGTCTATGGTAGAGGCGATTGACGGTTACTGTAAGGCGAACACCTACCGGACAAAGAAAGAACTGTTCCAACAGTTGTTTGGTCGTACCGAGCCACCGTTTCTGGCGTGTGGCGGTGCACCAACTTCTCCTACTATCCTAAGCCACCTTGCAGCAAATGGCATTGTTATCTACGAAGGTTACGGTCTAAGCGAAAATAGCTCTGTCGTTTCATGGAATGTTCCAGGCTGCATTAAAGTAGGCACGGTAGGTAAGCCACTCGATCATGTTCAGGTTAAGGTGTCCGACGAAGGTGAATTGTTGGTAAAAAGCTCTTCTCTGTTTGCCGGATATACCACCACCGATCCCTCCAGTTGCGATCTTAGTGCTGACGGGTGGCTCAAAACCGGTGATATCGCCGCCATCGATAACGAAGGTTTTATTTGTATTTATGGTAGAAAGAAAAACGTAATCGTTACTGCAAACGGTCGCAATGTATCCCCAGAATGGGTCGAATCTAAATACAAAACACTCAGTTATGTGGAGGAAGCAGTTATATTCGGCAACGGGCTAGAAAAAATTTATGGCTTTTTCGTAATTGATAAAAATTTTGATGTTTCTGTGGCTAAGGAAAATATTGCCGCATTCGGTGAGCAAAATTTTTCTGAAGTCGAACAAGTCTCAGAAATATTCATTACCAGCAGCACTGATGAAGTATACCGCAACTATTTCACGGTAACTGGTAGACCAATACGAGATAAAATCTGGAATTTTATAAATTAA
- a CDS encoding creatininase family protein translates to MHTFIPPKRFFSYLTWSDIQAMPDKDNVVIILPVGAIEQHGPHLPLIVDAAIGVAVLGKALSKLSDRIPAYALPPLYYGKSNEHWHFPGTITLSVQTLLATLTEVAESLYRAGFRKLVLMNSHGGQPQVMEIVARDLHVKYSDFLVFPIFTWYAPNITAELLTLKELQLGSHAGDAETSLMLSIMPEQVRMEAAVAEYPSGLQEDNLLSTEGKLTFAWATRDLSQTGIVGDPTVATKEKGDRILESVSDGWVKVIKDVYAFRQPQAWNWTKP, encoded by the coding sequence ATGCATACCTTCATTCCCCCAAAGCGATTTTTCTCTTATCTCACATGGTCTGATATCCAAGCGATGCCAGATAAGGACAATGTAGTAATCATCCTACCAGTAGGCGCAATTGAGCAACATGGTCCCCATCTACCGTTAATTGTGGATGCTGCAATTGGTGTAGCGGTACTAGGTAAGGCTCTCTCCAAGTTAAGCGATCGCATCCCAGCCTATGCTTTGCCACCCCTATACTACGGCAAGTCGAATGAACACTGGCACTTCCCGGGCACAATTACCCTCAGTGTTCAAACTTTATTGGCAACACTTACCGAAGTGGCAGAGAGTCTCTACCGTGCAGGTTTTCGCAAACTGGTACTTATGAACTCTCATGGAGGACAGCCTCAGGTAATGGAAATTGTGGCACGAGATTTACACGTCAAGTACAGTGACTTCTTAGTTTTTCCAATATTTACCTGGTATGCTCCCAACATTACTGCTGAATTACTAACACTGAAGGAGTTACAGCTGGGTAGCCATGCTGGAGATGCAGAAACAAGCTTGATGCTATCTATTATGCCAGAGCAAGTAAGGATGGAGGCAGCTGTAGCAGAATACCCAAGTGGGTTGCAAGAAGATAATCTACTATCTACGGAAGGCAAGCTGACTTTTGCTTGGGCAACAAGGGATCTTAGTCAGACTGGCATAGTAGGCGATCCGACAGTAGCGACAAAGGAAAAAGGCGATCGCATCCTTGAATCTGTCTCTGATGGTTGGGTAAAAGTTATTAAGGACGTTTACGCTTTCCGTCAACCCCAAGCTTGGAATTGGACTAAGCCGTGA
- a CDS encoding thermostable hemolysin yields the protein MKIKIVTRNSKDWNKALNLVTQKYKHTFGADVLPNPDYFVVCVLSSEFSDRDTQIVACAGMTFSSKASFFSEQYLDEPIERIVSRFEGKTVSRNKIVEIGSLASVQNKIGIELVKIVPIITWCMGKEYIFCTVTKQIRRIFDCMELHFEPIQLSEYGRLGESAKEQWGNYYDNLPKTGFIRLSQISSLFSKNTGRYHFSNLEIALTDITQIKASKTTIKAVVSNASL from the coding sequence ATGAAGATAAAAATCGTAACCAGAAATTCAAAAGACTGGAATAAAGCGCTTAATCTCGTTACACAGAAGTATAAGCATACTTTCGGTGCTGATGTACTACCCAATCCTGATTATTTTGTGGTATGCGTTTTGTCATCAGAGTTCAGCGATCGCGATACACAAATTGTTGCTTGCGCGGGGATGACTTTCAGTTCTAAAGCTTCATTCTTTTCCGAGCAATATTTGGACGAGCCAATAGAACGAATCGTTTCGCGTTTCGAGGGCAAAACGGTAAGCCGTAACAAAATAGTGGAGATAGGGTCACTAGCGTCTGTTCAAAACAAAATTGGTATTGAACTAGTAAAAATTGTGCCTATTATTACCTGGTGCATGGGCAAGGAATACATTTTTTGTACGGTAACAAAACAAATCAGACGTATCTTTGACTGCATGGAACTCCATTTTGAGCCAATTCAACTTTCCGAATATGGAAGGTTGGGCGAATCTGCAAAAGAACAGTGGGGTAACTACTACGACAATTTACCGAAAACTGGATTCATAAGATTAAGCCAAATCTCAAGTTTGTTCTCGAAAAACACTGGGCGTTATCACTTTTCTAATCTTGAGATAGCACTGACAGATATTACGCAGATTAAAGCTTCAAAAACTACTATTAAAGCTGTGGTAAGCAATGCTTCCTTGTAG
- a CDS encoding AMP-binding protein, with protein sequence MLNIFSTSNHSYKLTQREYINLKRLADYSSVQSMPEIWRLVQERFGQTIALMDSHAEPEVVLTYSQLYQQIQLFAAGLQALGVQPGVGEAGVKSPHVALFADNSPRWLIADQGIMTAGAVNVVRSSQAAWEELLYILIDSDSTALVVENCATLKKLYPHLDALPIRLVVLLSDEDPDEKETLKILNYQMLIAAGSNYSQKTVNQNRDTLATLIYTSGTTGKPKGVMLNHGNLLHQITTFGVAIQPQPGACVLSVLPPWHIYERTMEYFFLSQGCTQIYTNNRYFKQDLKKFQPNYVAGVPRLWDYIYERVQKQFREQPPNKQRLINFLLTNSQYYIEARRMVQRLALNHLYRSPLLSLIAGIQTVARWSLHALAKQLVYRQVRSTIGGQIEQVISGGASLAMHLENFFEILGIEILVGYGLTETSPVISVRRRWRNLRGSAGQPIPGTEIKIVDIETRQPLPVGQCGLVLVRGPQVMQGYYKNPEATANAIDLAGWFDTGDLGWLTLDSDLVLTGRAKDTIVLTNGENIEPQPIEDACLRSPYIYQIMLVGQDRRSLGALIVPNREALQQWLASHNLYLRLGEQSSSLRNGNQGAKLTCSYEYPDCHSTEGIDLNSKIIYDLFRQELIREVQNQPSFRSNNIISSLRLIPEPFSIENGMMTQTMKIRRSVVIERYHDIIENMFSISELLPVPSAFTSVVTSGFSRSTLRQ encoded by the coding sequence ATGTTGAATATTTTCTCTACCTCCAACCATTCCTATAAACTCACCCAGCGAGAGTATATCAACTTAAAGCGTCTAGCAGATTACTCCTCAGTGCAGTCCATGCCAGAAATTTGGCGGCTAGTGCAAGAGCGATTTGGTCAAACCATCGCACTTATGGACTCTCATGCTGAACCAGAAGTCGTTCTCACCTACTCCCAGTTGTATCAACAAATTCAGCTGTTTGCAGCCGGATTGCAGGCGTTAGGAGTGCAACCCGGCGTAGGTGAAGCGGGAGTCAAGTCGCCTCACGTTGCCCTGTTTGCTGACAACAGCCCCCGGTGGTTAATTGCAGATCAGGGAATTATGACAGCTGGAGCAGTGAACGTGGTTCGCAGTTCCCAAGCTGCTTGGGAGGAGCTACTGTATATCTTAATAGACAGCGACAGTACTGCCCTAGTTGTGGAAAATTGCGCGACGCTAAAAAAATTGTATCCTCACCTAGACGCTTTGCCTATTCGGCTTGTTGTCTTGCTATCAGATGAAGATCCAGATGAAAAAGAAACTCTGAAGATATTAAACTATCAGATGCTGATAGCAGCTGGGTCAAACTATTCCCAAAAAACAGTCAATCAAAACCGAGATACACTAGCTACGTTAATATACACGTCTGGAACGACTGGCAAACCCAAGGGCGTTATGCTTAATCATGGAAATTTGCTACATCAAATCACGACCTTTGGTGTAGCAATACAACCGCAGCCAGGAGCATGTGTACTTAGCGTCCTACCCCCATGGCATATCTACGAACGCACTATGGAGTACTTTTTTCTCTCTCAAGGTTGCACGCAGATTTACACCAATAACCGCTATTTCAAACAAGACCTCAAAAAATTTCAACCCAATTACGTAGCTGGTGTACCTCGACTGTGGGACTACATTTATGAAAGAGTGCAAAAGCAGTTCCGAGAACAACCCCCTAATAAACAGCGTCTGATTAACTTTTTGCTAACTAATAGTCAGTATTATATAGAGGCCCGTCGGATGGTGCAAAGGTTGGCTTTAAACCATCTGTATCGGTCACCTCTTTTAAGCCTGATAGCTGGAATACAAACAGTTGCTCGGTGGTCACTTCATGCTCTTGCAAAACAGCTAGTCTATCGACAAGTTCGTTCAACAATTGGTGGTCAGATTGAGCAAGTCATTAGTGGCGGTGCCTCTTTAGCAATGCACTTAGAAAATTTCTTTGAAATTCTTGGCATTGAAATTCTTGTGGGTTACGGCTTAACAGAAACTTCTCCCGTGATTAGCGTCCGTCGCCGTTGGCGTAATCTACGCGGCTCAGCTGGGCAACCGATTCCCGGTACAGAAATCAAAATAGTTGACATTGAGACCCGTCAACCCTTACCTGTTGGTCAGTGTGGCTTGGTTCTAGTGCGCGGACCGCAGGTCATGCAGGGATACTATAAGAATCCTGAAGCAACGGCTAATGCCATTGACTTGGCAGGATGGTTTGATACCGGTGATTTGGGTTGGCTCACACTTGACAGTGATTTGGTGTTGACTGGACGGGCAAAAGATACGATTGTTTTAACAAATGGAGAGAATATAGAACCGCAGCCGATTGAAGATGCTTGTTTGCGATCGCCCTATATATACCAGATTATGCTAGTAGGGCAAGATCGGCGCTCGCTTGGAGCCTTAATTGTTCCCAATCGGGAAGCTTTACAACAGTGGCTAGCTAGCCACAACCTTTACTTGCGCCTAGGTGAGCAATCCTCCTCGCTCCGCAATGGCAATCAAGGGGCAAAACTCACCTGCTCCTACGAGTATCCCGATTGCCACTCAACTGAAGGAATTGACCTTAATAGTAAAATTATCTACGACTTATTTCGTCAAGAATTGATTCGTGAAGTGCAAAACCAACCAAGTTTCCGCTCCAACAATATCATTAGTTCACTTCGGCTGATTCCGGAGCCGTTCTCGATTGAAAATGGCATGATGACCCAAACAATGAAAATCCGACGATCTGTTGTGATAGAGCGCTATCATGATATAATTGAGAATATGTTTTCTATATCTGAGTTGTTACCTGTTCCGTCAGCTTTCACTTCAGTAGTGACATCTGGTTTTTCAAGAAGTACTTTACGTCAATAA
- a CDS encoding DMT family transporter, with amino-acid sequence MNDRSIYLAAALIGGAVLPVQVALNAFLKRYVGQPMQVTFISYLAGTLASLAICFFARYPLPTSTSISQTSWWMWVGGCLGTLYVWSTIFATPNIGTALTLALTIAGQMIAALFLDHYGAIGLARYPASPLRIAGIMFVIIGVSLVAAAKK; translated from the coding sequence ATGAATGATAGAAGCATTTACTTGGCAGCAGCACTTATCGGTGGCGCTGTTTTACCTGTTCAAGTTGCTCTTAACGCTTTTCTCAAACGTTATGTTGGTCAGCCAATGCAAGTTACATTTATTTCATATCTTGCTGGCACTCTCGCATCGCTTGCTATTTGTTTCTTTGCCCGCTATCCACTTCCTACTTCGACTTCGATCTCTCAAACGTCATGGTGGATGTGGGTGGGTGGCTGTTTGGGAACTTTATATGTCTGGTCAACTATTTTTGCCACACCTAACATTGGGACAGCACTTACATTGGCACTCACAATTGCTGGTCAGATGATTGCAGCACTTTTCTTAGATCATTATGGTGCCATTGGGCTTGCCAGATATCCAGCTAGTCCACTACGCATAGCAGGAATCATGTTCGTCATTATTGGAGTTTCTTTGGTTGCTGCTGCTAAAAAATAA